The following is a genomic window from uncultured Draconibacterium sp..
GTGTTGAGTTGGCTTTCGAAGTAATGACCGAATCGGGAATTAAAGAGGAATCAGCTTATTACGAGTCGTTACACGAAACTCCGCTGATTGCCAACACCATTGCACGTAAAAAACTGTTCGAAATGAACCGTACAATTTCAGATACTGCTGAATACGGTTGTTACCTTTTCGATCATGCTTGCAAGCCGTTGTTGACCGACTTCATGAAAAAAATTGATACCGATGTTATTGGTAAAAATTTCAACGAAGGAAAAAGCGCTCACGTTGATAACAAAGAGTTGATTGAAATTAACGACGAAATTCGTTACCACGATGTTGAAATTATTGGTGCCGAATTGCGCGAGGCTATGGAATCAATGAAATCGATTATCTAAGCAGGTGTTTTTTTGATAGATTAAAAACAGACGATAATATAAATTCAAAGCTGGCTCTGCCTTTAAGGTGGGGCCAGCTTTTTTTTGCTTCACTTCAAATGGTTGTTGTTTTATTCCGGGGCGTTAATGCTTTAGTTGAAATGCTTATTGCTTAAGTTGAAGTAGTCATTGTTTTAATGTAAGTGCTTATTGTTTCGATGTAAGCACTCATTGCACGATTGTAAGTAGCCGTTGCATAGATGTAAATACTTATTGCATGAGTGTAAATGGTCGTTGCACAAATGTAAGTACTCGTTGCAGGATTGTAAATACACATTGCACGACTGTAAGCACCCGTTGCATGAGTGTAAGCACCCGTTGCATGAGTGTAATGATATTGTTGCTTCTGATTGGATAAAGGCGCCATCTTTTGTAATTTTAAACAAAAAATGGCACGTTCAGGATTTATTTATCTGTGTTTTGTGTGCGCTTTTCTAATGGTGTTAACTTCATGTAACAGCCCGGCAAAGAAAGATAATAAACAAGATCAGCAATACACTCCCTCTATACCCGAGGGCTGGCAGGCCTTGTTCAACGGGAATACACTCGATAACTGGAAAATAACCTCATTCGGCACTGAAGGACCAGTAAAGGTTTTGGATGGAAGTATAGTTATTAATTATGGCGATGGTTGCAGCGGAATTACCTGGACGGACACTTTCCCGAAAGTAAATTACGAAGTACAGCTGGAGGCCCGCAAAATGGTTGGTAACGACTTTTTTTGTGGAATGACTTTTC
Proteins encoded in this region:
- a CDS encoding DUF1080 domain-containing protein, which gives rise to MARSGFIYLCFVCAFLMVLTSCNSPAKKDNKQDQQYTPSIPEGWQALFNGNTLDNWKITSFGTEGPVKVLDGSIVINYGDGCSGITWTDTFPKVNYEVQLEARKMVGNDFFCGMTFPVNDDFCSLIVGGWGGPVVGLSNIDGVDASENETQVLKNFEKEVWYSIRLRVTETTIRAWIDDEKLVDFSYTGHKLSIRPEVSLSKPFGICTWMTTAELRNIAMRKIEDE